In a genomic window of Helianthus annuus cultivar XRQ/B chromosome 10, HanXRQr2.0-SUNRISE, whole genome shotgun sequence:
- the LOC110883418 gene encoding uncharacterized protein LOC110883418, producing the protein MERIPAAVALRRKIVAIDDVMCALCDFGEETVDHLVTSCMVASVLWQLVRSWRRVPNFFTFSFRDIFELHSHIGLLELVKEVFHDIIIIGCWSRWKARNELKFNNKMVQIKDIISKIKSVGFLWLNSISKVKPTSWWN; encoded by the coding sequence ATGGAGAGAATTCCTGCGGCCGTTGcgttaagaagaaagattgtTGCCATTGATGATGTGATGTGTGCGTTATGTGATTTTGGAGAGGAGACGGTTGACCACCTTGTCACATCTTGCATGGTAGCTTCGGTTCTTTGGCAACTCGTGAGGTCATGGCGCCGGGTCCCAAACTTTTTTACTTTCTCCTTTAGAGATATCTTTGAGCTTCACAGCCATATTGGGTTATTGGAGCTGGTCAAAGAGGTGTTTCACGACATCATTATCATTGGGTGTTGGAGCCGTTGGAAAGCTAGGAACGAACTTAAGTTTAATAACAAGATGGTTCAGATTAAAGATATCATCAGCAAAATCAAGTCGGTTGGTTTTCTATGGTTAAATAGTATATCTAAAGTTAAGCCGACCTCTTGGTGGAATTGA
- the LOC110883416 gene encoding uncharacterized protein LOC110883416 codes for MEKINKARKKGGMAEKEGSASTSLHEQGNVSLQCPKLKEANYTQWAVMMETILKSYSLWEIVISTEVINEKKAHTTKAIIFQTLPEDVLMQVAQYEKAKEVWDAIKVRYLGADMVQKARLQTLRSELGALKMDENETVSSFASKLGGIKAKFKTLGTTIKDKKLVRKLLISIPKKFLPIVANIEQYSEIDKMPFEEAVGRIIAFEERLKSQDKQEDNNQGGLMMASADNQFESLHHGKGRDVQNHGRSQGQGSFKEGRGRGKDMGPRNQDKSKFRCYDYGELGHFAKDCTKWKEWEKDLKQEVNLALEEEPMLLQVKQLEDLYLV; via the coding sequence ATGGAAAAGATAAACAAGGCGAGAAAGAAAGGAGGCATGGCAGAAAAAGAAGGAAGTGCATCAACGTCACTCCACGAGCAAGGGAATGTGTCTCTTCAATGCCCAAAATTGAAAGAGGCGAATTACACCCAATGGGCAGTTATGATGGAAACAATCTTGAAGTCATAtagtctttgggaaatagttattTCAACGGAAGTGATAAACGAAAAGAAGGCGCATACAACGAAAGCAATTATCTTCCAAACGCTACCGGAAGATGTTCTGATGCAAGTTGCACAATACGAAAAAGCAAAGGAAGTATGGGATGCGATCAAAGTTCGTTATCTTGGAGCAGATATGGTTCAAAAAGCACGTCTACAAACTTTGAGGAGCGAACTAGGAGCTTTAAAGATGGATGAGAATGAAACAGTAAGTAGTTTCGCGAGCAAGCTGGGTGGTATAAAAGCCAAATTTAAAACCCTAGGTACCACCATTAAAGACAAGAAACTTGTAAGGAAATTACTTATCTCCATTCCGAAGAAGTTTCTACCCATCGTGGCAAATATCGAACAGTATTCAGAAATAGACAAAATGCCATTTGAAGAAGCAGTGGGAAGAATAATAGCTTTTGAAGAACGTCTCAAAAGTCAAGACAAGCAAGAAGATAATAATCAAGGAGGACTCATGATGGCAAGTGCAGATAATCAGTTTGAAAGTTTGCATCATGGAAAGGGTCGTGATGTTCAAAACCATGGTAGAAGTCAAGGACAAGGATCTTTCAAAGAAGGAAGAGGACGTGGAAAAGATATGGGTCCAAGAAACCAAGACAAGAGCAAGTTTAGATGTTATGATTACGGAGAACTTGGTCATTTTGCAAAAGATTGCACCAAATGGAAGGAATGGGAGAAAGACTTAAAGCAAGAAGTCAATCTCGCATTGGAAGAGGAACCAATGCTACTGCAAGTCAAGCAACTTGAAGACCTTTATTTAGTTTAA